One Desulfovibrio fairfieldensis genomic window carries:
- a CDS encoding DHA2 family efflux MFS transporter permease subunit, producing MSEIALTPLRGGPLVTATVGIAVLTAMTVLDSTIANVALSTIAGNLGVAVSQGTWVITFFGVANAVAIPLTGWLARRLGEVRLYFAASALFVLSSFLCGISSSLGMLIFFRLVQGVSAGPILPLSQSLLLACYPPEKRGLALSLWAMVVVLAPILGPILGGWICDNYHWGWIFFVNVPVGALGLLLLRAPLHGRETPTGKAPIDVVGLVLLVVGIGCLQLMLDEGKDNDWFASGYIVTLGVAAVVGIAFFIAWELTEKHPVVNLSLFRHRNFTVGTICISLGFLLYFASVVLLPLMLQARLSYTAMWAGFSLAPVGVFPLIISPILGKQARRLDMRLMACLSFLVFAGCFFWRAGSTPGMDFFSVALPQLILGIGVALFFMPLTTIILSGLPNSDLAAASSLSNCVRVLAGSIGSSLVTTMWERREALHHARLTEGINDYNPVWDTALRALEQLGMTGPQAKAWIANEITRQGFILSFDELFWLGGVLFVLLSGLVWLARRG from the coding sequence ATGAGCGAGATCGCGCTCACGCCGCTGCGCGGCGGCCCGCTGGTGACGGCCACCGTGGGCATTGCCGTGCTCACGGCCATGACCGTGCTGGATTCGACCATTGCCAACGTGGCTCTTTCGACCATCGCGGGCAATCTGGGCGTGGCCGTCTCCCAGGGCACTTGGGTGATCACCTTTTTCGGCGTGGCCAACGCCGTGGCCATCCCGCTCACCGGCTGGCTGGCCCGGCGGTTGGGCGAGGTGCGGCTTTACTTTGCCGCCAGCGCGCTGTTCGTGCTTTCTTCCTTCTTATGCGGCATTTCCAGCAGCCTCGGCATGCTGATTTTTTTCCGTCTGGTGCAGGGCGTCTCGGCCGGGCCCATTCTGCCGCTTTCCCAAAGCCTGTTGCTGGCCTGCTATCCCCCGGAAAAACGCGGTCTGGCCCTCTCGCTCTGGGCCATGGTGGTGGTGCTGGCTCCCATTCTGGGGCCCATCCTGGGCGGCTGGATCTGCGACAATTACCACTGGGGCTGGATTTTCTTCGTCAATGTGCCGGTGGGCGCCCTGGGCCTGCTGCTTCTGCGCGCGCCCCTGCACGGGCGGGAAACTCCCACCGGCAAAGCGCCCATCGACGTGGTCGGCCTGGTGCTGCTGGTCGTGGGCATCGGCTGCCTGCAGCTCATGCTTGACGAGGGCAAGGATAACGACTGGTTCGCCTCAGGCTATATCGTGACGCTGGGCGTCGCGGCCGTGGTGGGCATCGCCTTTTTCATCGCCTGGGAGCTCACGGAAAAACATCCGGTGGTCAACCTTTCCCTGTTCCGGCACCGCAATTTCACGGTGGGAACCATCTGCATCAGCCTGGGCTTTCTGCTCTACTTCGCCTCCGTGGTGCTGCTGCCTTTGATGCTCCAGGCGCGCCTGTCCTACACGGCCATGTGGGCCGGTTTTTCCCTGGCCCCGGTGGGCGTGTTTCCGCTGATCATCTCGCCCATTCTGGGCAAGCAGGCCCGCCGTCTGGACATGCGCCTGATGGCCTGCCTGAGCTTTCTGGTCTTTGCAGGCTGCTTTTTCTGGCGCGCCGGTTCCACGCCGGGCATGGATTTCTTTTCCGTGGCCCTGCCCCAGTTGATCCTGGGCATCGGCGTGGCCCTCTTTTTCATGCCGCTCACGACCATCATTCTTTCCGGCCTGCCCAACAGCGATCTGGCCGCCGCCTCCAGCCTGTCCAACTGCGTGCGGGTGCTGGCCGGTTCCATCGGCTCATCCCTGGTCACGACCATGTGGGAGCGGCGCGAAGCCCTGCACCATGCCCGGCTGACAGAGGGCATCAACGACTACAACCCGGTCTGGGACACGGCCCTGCGCGCCCTGGAACAGCTCGGCATGACCGGCCCCCAGGCCAAGGCCTGGATCGCCAATGAAATCACCCGGCAGGGATTCATCCTGAGTTTTGATGAACTGTTCTGGCTGGGCGGCGTGCTTTTTGTGCTGCTTTCAGGCCTGGTCTGGCTGGCCCGAAGGGGATGA
- a CDS encoding helix-turn-helix domain-containing protein has product MFKKNSDAFGPVLRQFRVKKGLTQDRLSEMVGIASAFISMLESGHKYPNLEMLFKLAHALGVRPGALLDEMERRLRP; this is encoded by the coding sequence ATGTTCAAAAAAAATTCAGATGCGTTTGGCCCGGTATTGCGACAGTTCCGTGTGAAAAAGGGGCTCACGCAGGACAGACTCAGTGAGATGGTGGGTATCGCTTCGGCGTTTATCAGTATGCTGGAAAGCGGCCACAAATATCCCAACCTTGAAATGCTTTTCAAGCTGGCTCACGCCTTGGGCGTTCGTCCTGGGGCTTTGCTGGATGAGATGGAGCGGCGGTTGCGACCGTAA
- a CDS encoding MltA domain-containing protein, whose translation MHGQAPCFGAGCTRRASVRAGGASRPALIVVLLASLVLSACAGKKPQSEDLPPLGPPVAVQESPEFFVANLAPRNQDLTSWKDMAPTVRKSLRYVNSKPQGAAAVKRPGLTVTWGDLSRSLTRLRELLPRLDAEPDLLLANFRWVEVPGGINYSGYYEPQVRASRTRKPGYTQAIYGLPPDLKRVRAKRGRYHDRRAIEEKQVLANRGLELAWAADPVDVFFLEIQGSGRLIFDDGTQAYVNYAGQNGHKYKSSGRIMREKGLLKRGDIFEQREWFRNNPGRVREILNENPSYVFFKFGGRGPTGAMGHEVDDWLSLATDRSYIPLGSLVAYGVNAPDERRGSVPLRGIGFAQDVGGAIKRNRIDIFCGGDARANYVASHLDAKGPAWVLLAR comes from the coding sequence ATGCACGGGCAAGCTCCTTGTTTCGGCGCGGGCTGTACGCGGCGCGCGTCCGTAAGGGCCGGGGGCGCGTCGCGTCCGGCCTTGATTGTGGTTTTGCTGGCGAGTCTTGTGCTCTCCGCCTGCGCCGGCAAGAAACCGCAGTCCGAAGATCTGCCGCCGTTGGGGCCGCCGGTGGCCGTGCAGGAAAGCCCGGAATTTTTCGTCGCCAATCTGGCCCCCCGCAACCAGGATCTGACCAGTTGGAAGGACATGGCCCCTACCGTGCGCAAGTCTCTGCGCTATGTCAACAGCAAGCCGCAGGGCGCGGCGGCCGTCAAGCGGCCGGGCCTGACCGTGACCTGGGGGGATCTTTCCCGCAGCCTGACCCGTTTGCGGGAACTGCTGCCGCGCCTGGATGCGGAGCCGGACCTGCTGCTGGCCAATTTTCGCTGGGTGGAAGTGCCGGGCGGCATCAATTATTCCGGCTACTATGAGCCGCAGGTGCGGGCCAGCCGTACGCGCAAGCCCGGCTATACCCAGGCCATCTACGGCCTGCCGCCGGACCTGAAGCGGGTGCGGGCCAAACGCGGCCGCTATCATGACCGCCGCGCCATTGAGGAAAAACAGGTGCTGGCCAACCGGGGCCTGGAACTGGCCTGGGCCGCGGACCCGGTGGACGTCTTTTTTCTGGAAATCCAGGGCTCGGGCCGCCTGATTTTTGACGACGGCACCCAGGCCTATGTCAACTATGCCGGGCAGAACGGCCACAAATACAAAAGCTCGGGCCGGATCATGCGCGAGAAGGGCCTGCTCAAGCGCGGCGATATTTTTGAACAGCGCGAGTGGTTCAGGAACAATCCCGGGCGGGTGCGCGAAATCCTCAATGAAAATCCCAGCTACGTCTTTTTCAAGTTCGGCGGCAGGGGACCCACCGGGGCCATGGGCCATGAGGTGGACGACTGGCTTTCCCTGGCCACGGACCGTTCCTATATTCCCCTGGGCTCCCTTGTGGCCTACGGGGTCAATGCCCCGGACGAGCGGCGCGGCAGCGTGCCCCTGCGCGGCATCGGTTTTGCCCAGGATGTGGGCGGGGCCATCAAGCGCAACCGTATCGACATTTTCTGCGGCGGCGATGCGCGGGCCAATTACGTGGCCAGCCATCTGGACGCCAAGGGCCCGGCCTGGGTGCTGCTGGCCCGCTGA
- a CDS encoding TetR/AcrR family transcriptional regulator encodes MNDPEDPRVPVPAPSECRREKCAARRTAILDAALEEFSRQGFAAARMEDIARRARVSKGSLYLYFPTKKALFQGVIEEGFRPFFEHKQALLRDTSLSPRDKLLRMYAPLITGGPDSSLRRCVRLAFSEGLHDPELMGGFYESFLAPNTARLREEFLPAARAPNVHAALDRFPLLLMAPLLFGVLRDDLFASAVPQDLLGLFSAHLDILFPDAPVSSPSGQPDQA; translated from the coding sequence ATGAACGACCCCGAAGACCCGCGGGTTCCGGTTCCCGCTCCGTCCGAATGCCGCCGGGAAAAATGCGCCGCGCGGCGGACCGCCATCCTGGATGCGGCTCTGGAAGAGTTCAGCCGCCAGGGCTTCGCCGCGGCCCGCATGGAAGACATCGCCCGGCGGGCGCGGGTTTCCAAGGGCAGCCTCTACCTTTACTTCCCCACTAAAAAAGCCCTCTTTCAGGGGGTCATTGAAGAGGGCTTCCGGCCTTTTTTCGAGCACAAGCAGGCTCTCTTGCGGGATACTTCCCTGAGCCCGCGCGATAAGCTGCTGCGGATGTACGCGCCCCTGATCACGGGCGGTCCCGACTCGTCCCTGCGGCGTTGCGTGCGTCTGGCATTCAGCGAGGGTCTGCATGATCCGGAGCTGATGGGCGGTTTTTACGAGAGTTTTCTCGCTCCCAATACAGCCCGCTTGCGCGAGGAATTTTTGCCCGCGGCCCGCGCGCCCAATGTGCACGCCGCCCTGGACCGCTTTCCCCTGCTGTTGATGGCGCCCTTGCTTTTCGGGGTGCTCCGCGACGATCTTTTTGCCAGCGCCGTGCCCCAGGATTTGCTGGGCCTGTTCAGCGCGCATCTGGATATTCTTTTTCCCGATGCCCCCGTCTCATCCCCTTCGGGCCAGCCAGACCAGGCCTGA
- a CDS encoding glycosyltransferase family 4 protein: protein MNIAIVTREVSELTKNGGIGTAMRYLCEYLTLCGKHNIAIYYTGRPDIAMPLFSGKMQKRGINFYPIISWFGLLLRDQAKRARQTYEVLSKTEHDIYLFHDFMADSFYCMQSKMRGIAFTGRPLGIITHGPSLWVDEGNRHMAENGKRKHLYEMEQACCEQADFLVSPSRYLLNWMRERGWRLPESSCCIPNFTSMPGNLPSWSAKKLPHLDSDSLREIVFFGRLETRKGIRIFCDALLSLPVGLLNGRCVTFLGKEADFRVRDIRSTLTPLEQHGIKIVFLTNYNTLEARRYLCGNGILAIMPSLQENSPCTVSECLEHRVPFLTSSVGGGKELVHEEDRAFAIFDPRPSCLAERLRDILGGQGIIAARPSQSSDALLQQWQNILQRLTPSAANGRTSKFFRY, encoded by the coding sequence GTGAACATTGCCATTGTGACTCGTGAAGTGTCCGAGCTGACGAAAAACGGCGGGATAGGTACGGCGATGCGCTATCTCTGCGAATACCTCACGCTTTGTGGAAAACATAATATTGCTATTTATTACACAGGTCGTCCAGATATTGCGATGCCGCTGTTTTCAGGAAAGATGCAGAAACGCGGTATTAATTTTTATCCGATTATATCCTGGTTTGGTTTGTTGTTGCGTGATCAGGCGAAGAGAGCACGGCAAACGTATGAAGTATTATCTAAGACAGAGCATGATATCTATCTTTTTCATGATTTTATGGCGGACAGCTTTTATTGCATGCAATCTAAAATGCGAGGAATCGCATTTACAGGCCGTCCTCTGGGCATAATTACTCATGGACCGTCTCTTTGGGTGGATGAAGGGAATAGGCATATGGCTGAAAATGGAAAAAGAAAACATCTTTATGAAATGGAGCAGGCCTGTTGCGAACAGGCGGACTTTCTTGTCAGCCCAAGTCGCTATCTTCTGAACTGGATGCGCGAGCGTGGGTGGCGTTTGCCAGAGAGTTCCTGCTGTATTCCCAATTTTACATCCATGCCCGGCAACCTGCCGTCATGGTCCGCCAAGAAGCTACCCCACCTGGATTCCGACTCTCTTCGGGAGATTGTTTTCTTCGGTCGTTTGGAAACGCGCAAAGGAATACGGATTTTTTGTGATGCGCTCCTGTCCCTGCCGGTTGGGTTGCTGAACGGACGATGTGTCACCTTTTTGGGAAAGGAAGCGGATTTTCGCGTTCGGGATATCCGAAGCACATTGACCCCGTTGGAACAGCACGGCATCAAAATCGTTTTTTTGACGAACTACAACACGCTGGAAGCGCGCCGTTATCTATGTGGCAACGGTATCTTGGCGATTATGCCCTCCTTGCAGGAGAATTCGCCTTGCACCGTCAGCGAATGTCTTGAGCATCGTGTCCCCTTTCTCACCTCTTCCGTTGGAGGAGGCAAAGAGCTTGTCCACGAGGAAGATAGGGCTTTCGCCATATTTGATCCTCGCCCTTCCTGTCTCGCGGAGCGCCTGCGAGACATTCTGGGAGGGCAGGGCATTATTGCGGCTCGACCTTCGCAATCATCGGATGCCCTGTTGCAGCAATGGCAAAACATCTTGCAGCGCCTTACGCCTTCTGCGGCCAATGGGCGGACTTCAAAATTTTTCAGATACTGA
- a CDS encoding acyltransferase family protein produces the protein MDNANSQSIAYRPDIDGLRAVAVLLVVAFHAFPTRVQGGFMGVDIFFVISGYLICWIILKDLEQEAFSFSNFYARRILRIFPALLLVLATVLVTGWFILLPDEYKTLGKHVLGGTAFMDNILLWRETGYFDAAAKAKPLLHLWSLGIEEQFYIVFPLLLWLSAKRHFRAAGIILILGLLSFMDNIYLHRIDGTADFYSPLPRIWELLAGAALCAVMRQASTRKAYLKIDTLCARLLYKKAPDNDGRSLSLVLAALGSILLGMGLLLSRQDKPWPGWYAVFPVAGTLAFIAAGPLNGISRYLLCNRFAVFVGKISYPFYLWHWPFLSYAFILNGGLDSGTRFLRVGLVGLAFVLAVGTYFLVEKPIRFGARARTGKLYALIAAMLLLAGAGLSVKLLDGLPERARFKEIAATLKQLERPLLTDEAGVRYAGIAKDALTYCRYTDARADTTVAVVGDSHAQSAYHGIAQLGRKAGYNTLLLGWWIPGGEVWNPGLARKETRPLLEILKKKKDIRKVFICTRGMCYITATHNAGDRDGVFQNPPVGEKLFRESLQKFVAMLHAAGKEVFIITENPELPADTRDYINRNSKVMQGKNSFPDLYKTDIIHRQQPYLAILSGIKNATIVGTIEGFCPTDKCTAFSDDGLPLYYDDDHLSFAGSVFQAEHILRPYLVAQPR, from the coding sequence ATGGACAACGCGAACAGCCAGAGCATTGCATACCGCCCTGACATTGATGGCCTCCGCGCTGTTGCCGTTTTACTTGTGGTGGCTTTTCATGCGTTTCCGACCAGGGTGCAGGGCGGCTTTATGGGCGTGGATATTTTCTTTGTCATCTCCGGCTATCTGATTTGTTGGATAATCTTAAAAGATCTGGAACAGGAGGCGTTCTCTTTTTCAAATTTTTACGCCCGCAGAATCCTCCGCATCTTCCCGGCTCTGCTGCTGGTTCTGGCAACAGTGTTGGTCACGGGCTGGTTCATTCTTCTGCCGGATGAATACAAGACATTGGGGAAACACGTTCTTGGCGGAACCGCCTTCATGGATAATATCCTACTCTGGAGAGAAACGGGCTATTTCGACGCGGCCGCAAAAGCCAAGCCCTTGCTCCATCTCTGGAGCCTCGGCATTGAGGAACAGTTTTACATCGTTTTCCCCTTGCTTCTCTGGCTCAGTGCAAAACGGCATTTCCGGGCGGCAGGCATCATCCTCATACTTGGTCTGTTGTCTTTTATGGACAATATTTACCTGCACAGGATAGACGGCACAGCCGATTTTTATTCTCCTCTGCCCAGAATCTGGGAACTGCTGGCGGGAGCGGCCCTTTGTGCCGTCATGCGGCAGGCTTCGACACGCAAGGCATATCTGAAAATCGACACTCTTTGCGCAAGGTTGCTCTACAAGAAAGCCCCGGACAACGACGGGCGCAGCCTGAGCCTCGTCCTTGCCGCCCTTGGCTCCATTCTGCTCGGTATGGGTCTGCTGCTGTCACGGCAGGACAAGCCTTGGCCCGGCTGGTACGCCGTTTTTCCCGTTGCCGGAACCCTTGCGTTCATCGCCGCCGGGCCGCTGAACGGCATCAGCAGATATCTGCTCTGCAACCGTTTTGCCGTTTTTGTAGGCAAAATTTCATACCCTTTTTATCTGTGGCATTGGCCGTTCTTATCATATGCCTTCATCCTCAACGGCGGGCTGGATTCTGGTACGCGGTTTCTGCGCGTGGGGCTAGTCGGTCTGGCCTTTGTGCTGGCCGTGGGTACCTATTTTTTGGTGGAAAAACCCATACGGTTCGGCGCACGGGCGCGCACCGGCAAGCTGTATGCCCTAATTGCCGCCATGCTGCTGTTGGCAGGTGCAGGTCTGAGCGTAAAGCTACTGGACGGACTGCCGGAAAGAGCGCGATTCAAAGAAATTGCCGCCACACTGAAGCAGCTGGAGCGGCCGCTCCTGACCGATGAAGCGGGCGTCAGATATGCGGGGATCGCAAAAGACGCGTTGACATATTGCAGATATACGGACGCCAGAGCGGACACGACAGTGGCCGTCGTCGGCGACAGCCACGCGCAGTCGGCCTACCACGGTATTGCGCAATTGGGCCGGAAGGCGGGATATAATACGCTTCTGCTCGGCTGGTGGATTCCCGGCGGTGAAGTCTGGAATCCTGGACTGGCCCGGAAAGAGACGAGACCGCTTCTTGAAATTCTGAAAAAGAAAAAAGACATCAGGAAAGTCTTTATCTGCACACGCGGCATGTGTTATATCACCGCCACACACAATGCAGGAGACCGTGATGGGGTTTTTCAAAACCCTCCTGTCGGGGAAAAACTGTTCAGAGAATCTTTGCAAAAATTTGTTGCAATGCTGCACGCCGCGGGGAAAGAGGTGTTCATTATAACTGAAAATCCGGAGCTTCCGGCAGACACTCGGGACTATATCAATCGCAACTCAAAAGTAATGCAGGGAAAAAATAGTTTTCCAGACCTATATAAGACCGACATCATTCATCGCCAACAGCCTTATCTGGCTATTCTTTCCGGCATCAAAAATGCAACAATCGTTGGAACCATTGAAGGATTCTGCCCCACAGACAAATGTACGGCGTTTTCAGATGACGGCCTGCCCCTGTACTATGATGACGACCATTTATCCTTTGCGGGCAGCGTGTTTCAGGCCGAACATATTCTCAGGCCTTATCTTGTCGCCCAGCCTCGATAA
- a CDS encoding glycosyltransferase family 2 protein translates to MFSIIVISINRIYLVERLFLSLCRQINKNFEIVFIYGPSINKDDVDALCNLFSNLTIRTFQSQDNCLSRSRNLALSKIRGDFFAIPDDDCVYEPSTLEMARELFEKYPLISAIMGKHMGLDESCERKNTAPVFLTRYAVFKNCPSYIQFYRSSILPDVGFFDENLGVGSHTPYQSGEETDFALRTMQAGFAIARTQSVLVHHPYENLQNPSLRRKVHAYAAGRMYLLRKHHFSFVFMIINVFYPLVILPYECLKECIYKARYRVTMFFYRLLNITGTK, encoded by the coding sequence ATGTTTTCCATTATAGTTATTTCAATAAATAGAATTTATCTTGTTGAAAGATTGTTTTTGAGTTTGTGTAGGCAGATAAATAAAAACTTTGAAATCGTTTTTATTTATGGTCCATCGATTAACAAGGATGATGTTGATGCATTATGTAATTTATTTTCAAATCTGACTATCAGGACTTTTCAATCTCAAGATAATTGTCTCTCCAGATCAAGAAACTTGGCTTTATCAAAGATACGTGGCGATTTTTTTGCGATTCCGGATGATGATTGTGTGTACGAGCCGAGCACTCTCGAAATGGCGAGGGAGCTTTTTGAAAAGTATCCTCTTATCTCTGCGATAATGGGGAAACACATGGGGCTTGACGAGAGCTGTGAAAGAAAAAATACAGCTCCCGTTTTTTTGACTCGCTATGCAGTTTTTAAAAATTGTCCAAGCTATATTCAATTTTACAGGTCCAGTATACTGCCCGATGTGGGCTTTTTTGACGAGAATCTTGGAGTTGGCAGCCATACGCCGTATCAGTCTGGAGAGGAGACCGATTTTGCGTTGCGAACGATGCAGGCAGGTTTTGCCATAGCGCGTACACAATCTGTTCTAGTTCATCATCCTTATGAAAATTTACAAAATCCTTCTCTAAGACGAAAAGTGCACGCCTATGCTGCTGGGAGAATGTATCTTTTGCGTAAACATCATTTTTCATTTGTCTTTATGATTATAAATGTTTTCTATCCACTTGTTATATTGCCATATGAATGTCTTAAAGAGTGTATTTATAAAGCGAGATATAGAGTTACGATGTTTTTTTACAGATTGCTTAATATTACAGGGACAAAGTGA
- a CDS encoding helicase HerA-like domain-containing protein: MLDNDHQALMARAGERDTCILPAMGNRHGLITGATGTGKTVTLQSLAETFSALGVPVFLADVKGDLSGLAKAGAPTGKVAERIARLGLAARGYLNQAFPVCFWDVFGKSGHPLRATVSEMGPLLLSRLLNLNEVQSGVLHLVFRIADDAGLLLLDMKDLRSMVQHVGDARDQYRTAYGQISTASVGAIQRGLLRMEEEGGDRFFGEPALDIMDLLQTDSQGRGVVNILAADALMNAPRLYSSVLLWLLSELFERLPEVGDTDKPRLVFFFDEAHLLFDGAPPVLLQKIEQVTRLIRSRGVGVYFVSQNPADMPDSVLGQLGNRVQHALRAFTPGEQKAVRAAARAFRPNPAFNTEDVIGQLAVGEALVSFLDADGAPRIVERALIVPPQSQVGPITPEERAVVMRNSLVAGAYERAVDRESAYEILTARAARRQEAADDEARRKAEALAEKERLRQEAAVRREETRARRSGGGDGLGDILGSVAKQTTRTIGTTVGREIGRTVVRGLLGGLFGKR, translated from the coding sequence GTGCTGGACAATGACCATCAGGCGCTCATGGCCCGCGCCGGGGAAAGGGATACCTGCATCCTGCCCGCCATGGGCAATCGCCACGGCTTGATCACCGGGGCCACGGGCACGGGCAAGACCGTGACCCTGCAAAGCCTGGCCGAAACCTTCAGCGCCCTGGGCGTGCCGGTCTTTCTGGCCGACGTCAAGGGCGACCTTTCGGGTCTGGCCAAGGCAGGCGCGCCCACGGGAAAAGTGGCCGAGCGCATTGCCCGACTGGGCCTTGCGGCGCGCGGTTATCTCAATCAGGCGTTCCCGGTCTGCTTCTGGGATGTGTTCGGCAAAAGCGGCCACCCTCTGCGCGCCACGGTGAGCGAAATGGGGCCCTTGCTGCTCTCCCGCCTGCTCAACCTCAACGAGGTGCAGAGCGGGGTGCTCCATCTGGTCTTCCGCATTGCCGACGACGCGGGTCTGCTGCTTCTGGACATGAAGGATCTGCGCAGCATGGTGCAGCATGTGGGCGATGCGCGCGATCAATACAGGACAGCCTACGGGCAGATTTCCACGGCCAGCGTGGGTGCCATCCAGCGCGGCCTGCTGCGTATGGAGGAAGAGGGTGGGGACCGCTTTTTCGGTGAACCGGCCCTGGACATCATGGATCTGCTCCAGACTGATAGTCAGGGCCGGGGCGTGGTCAACATCCTGGCCGCCGACGCGCTGATGAACGCGCCGCGTCTTTATTCCAGCGTATTGCTCTGGCTGTTGTCCGAGCTGTTTGAACGTCTGCCCGAAGTGGGCGATACTGACAAGCCGCGTCTGGTCTTCTTTTTCGACGAGGCCCATTTGCTCTTTGACGGAGCGCCGCCCGTGCTGCTGCAAAAGATCGAGCAGGTGACGCGTTTGATTCGCTCGCGCGGGGTGGGGGTCTATTTTGTGAGCCAGAACCCGGCGGACATGCCGGACAGCGTGCTGGGCCAGCTCGGCAATCGCGTGCAGCACGCCCTGCGGGCCTTTACCCCCGGAGAACAGAAGGCCGTGCGCGCCGCGGCCCGGGCTTTCCGGCCCAATCCGGCTTTCAATACCGAGGATGTCATCGGCCAGCTGGCCGTGGGCGAGGCTCTGGTGTCTTTTCTGGACGCCGACGGCGCGCCCCGGATAGTGGAGCGGGCGCTGATCGTGCCGCCGCAGAGCCAGGTGGGGCCCATCACGCCCGAAGAGCGCGCTGTGGTCATGCGGAATTCGCTGGTGGCGGGAGCGTACGAGCGGGCCGTGGACCGCGAGTCGGCCTATGAAATCCTGACCGCGCGCGCCGCCCGCCGACAGGAGGCCGCAGACGATGAGGCCCGGCGCAAGGCCGAAGCTCTGGCTGAAAAGGAACGCCTGCGGCAGGAGGCTGCGGTCCGGCGCGAAGAGACGCGCGCCCGGAGAAGCGGCGGCGGTGACGGCTTGGGAGATATTCTGGGCTCAGTAGCCAAACAGACGACCCGTACCATCGGCACCACCGTGGGTCGGGAGATCGGGCGCACGGTGGTCCGGGGATTGCTGGGCGGCCTGTTCGGCAAGCGCTGA
- a CDS encoding efflux RND transporter periplasmic adaptor subunit, producing the protein MDDAQNQPEAQTQARQQRRLPDFDTLRAGRRARILLLLTGFFLAAGVAWGIWWALVLRYEENTDDAYVSGNTVTVMPQVAGRVTAVLADDTDRVEAGQALVPIDPVDARLAYEHALVSLASAVRETCKLEAELRQSEANIAMRKIDLQRQQGNLERRQQLIKDKAVRKEEFIHSIEDVATARHALSVAEAQRNALTAVLLDTPVAEQPAVREAASAVRERWLDLQRATVRSPVRGQVARRAVQVGEYVTPGKALLAVVPLDSLWVDANFKESQLKRMRIGQPALITADMYGGSVTYHGTVQGFAAGTGSVFSLLPPQNATGNWIKVVQRVPVRIALQEDELREHPLLVGLSVTVEVDTRNQDGPMLLTAPRPDPPASLAAQTPPVDFAPVDERINAIIAANIQAASASSHQAGL; encoded by the coding sequence ATGGACGACGCGCAAAATCAGCCGGAAGCACAAACGCAAGCGCGGCAGCAACGCCGTCTGCCGGATTTCGATACACTGCGGGCCGGCCGCCGGGCGCGCATTCTGCTCCTGCTCACGGGCTTTTTTCTGGCCGCGGGCGTGGCCTGGGGCATCTGGTGGGCCTTGGTGCTGCGCTACGAGGAAAACACGGACGACGCCTATGTTTCGGGCAATACAGTCACGGTCATGCCCCAGGTGGCGGGCCGGGTCACGGCGGTGCTGGCCGATGACACGGACCGGGTGGAAGCCGGACAGGCCCTGGTGCCCATTGATCCGGTGGACGCCCGCCTGGCTTATGAGCACGCCCTGGTCAGCCTGGCCTCAGCCGTGCGCGAAACCTGCAAGCTTGAAGCCGAATTGCGCCAGAGCGAAGCCAACATCGCCATGCGCAAGATCGACCTGCAGCGCCAACAGGGCAACCTGGAGCGACGCCAGCAACTGATCAAGGACAAGGCCGTGCGCAAGGAGGAATTCATCCACAGCATCGAAGACGTGGCCACGGCCCGTCACGCCCTGTCCGTGGCCGAAGCCCAGCGCAACGCCCTGACCGCCGTGCTGCTGGACACGCCGGTGGCCGAACAGCCCGCCGTCAGGGAAGCGGCCTCGGCCGTGCGCGAGCGCTGGCTGGATTTGCAGCGCGCTACCGTACGCAGCCCGGTGCGCGGCCAGGTGGCCCGACGCGCCGTGCAGGTGGGCGAGTACGTCACGCCCGGCAAGGCCCTGCTGGCCGTGGTGCCGCTGGACAGTCTCTGGGTGGACGCCAATTTCAAGGAAAGCCAGCTCAAGCGCATGCGCATCGGCCAGCCCGCCCTGATTACGGCCGACATGTACGGCGGTTCCGTGACCTATCACGGCACGGTCCAGGGTTTCGCGGCGGGCACGGGCAGCGTTTTTTCGCTGTTGCCGCCCCAGAACGCCACGGGCAACTGGATCAAGGTGGTCCAGCGCGTGCCGGTGCGCATCGCCCTCCAAGAAGATGAGCTGCGGGAGCACCCTTTGCTGGTGGGCCTTTCCGTCACTGTGGAGGTCGATACCAGGAATCAGGACGGCCCCATGCTGCTCACCGCTCCCCGGCCCGACCCCCCGGCCAGCCTGGCCGCCCAGACCCCGCCCGTGGATTTCGCGCCGGTGGATGAACGTATCAACGCGATCATCGCGGCCAATATCCAGGCCGCGTCCGCCTCTTCGCACCAGGCCGGACTATGA